The Pedobacter roseus genome contains a region encoding:
- the tnpA gene encoding IS200/IS605 family transposase: MANTYSQISIHAVFAVKGRQNLIVKPWRDELHKYITGIISANGAKSLAVGGWLDHVHIFFGMPVTTCISDFIAIVKASSSKWINEQGFVTGKFSWQAGYGAFSYAKSQRDNVINYIINQEEHHRKKTFKDEYLKMLTDFDVEYDGRYLFEFI; the protein is encoded by the coding sequence ATGGCAAATACATATTCACAAATTTCTATACACGCAGTGTTTGCCGTAAAAGGCAGACAAAATTTGATTGTAAAGCCGTGGAGGGATGAGCTGCACAAATATATAACGGGTATTATTTCAGCAAATGGAGCAAAGTCTTTAGCTGTGGGAGGCTGGTTAGATCATGTTCATATTTTTTTCGGGATGCCAGTTACCACCTGCATTTCTGATTTTATTGCGATTGTAAAAGCCAGTAGTAGCAAATGGATTAACGAACAGGGATTTGTTACAGGTAAATTTAGTTGGCAAGCGGGTTATGGCGCTTTTTCGTATGCCAAGAGTCAAAGAGATAATGTAATTAATTACATCATTAATCAAGAAGAGCATCATAGAAAGAAAACCTTTAAAGATGAATATTTAAAAATGTTAACAGATTTTGATGTAGAATACGATGGCAGATATCTATTTGAATTTATCTAG
- a CDS encoding sulfatase family protein gives MKYIILVQLLLLTVIANAQNGNKPNILIIMTDQQTAEAMSIAGNKELHTPAMDKLAKNGIRFTKAYCAQPLCTPSRTAIFSGKMPFETGFVGNAPEKDGQWPDSLLMMGKIFQNGGYQTGYVGKWHLPVPTTKISQHGFEYIQNTNFLDYNDAGTPAYCARFIKENKDKPFLLVASFLNPHDICEWARGETLKMDLLADAPPADQCPPLPANWKIPANEPQIVREQQKKVGLRTYPSVNYSPEKWRQYRWAYNRLVEKVDGYIEMVLASLKKYGVEKNTIIIFTADHGDGYAGHSWNQKQILYEEASKVPFIISKMGEWKGRTDDMLVCNGTDMIPTICGLAGIQKPGYLKGIDISKKLAEPNKNLRDTLVIETDFADNEDLLGINGHAVITKDFKYIVYNKGEQKEQLFDLTKDPEK, from the coding sequence ATGAAGTATATTATTCTGGTCCAGTTGCTTTTGTTAACCGTAATAGCTAATGCTCAAAATGGTAATAAGCCAAATATCCTGATCATTATGACCGATCAGCAAACAGCAGAAGCCATGAGCATTGCAGGTAATAAAGAGCTGCATACCCCGGCTATGGATAAACTGGCTAAAAATGGAATCCGGTTTACCAAAGCTTATTGTGCACAGCCTTTATGTACCCCATCGCGCACAGCGATTTTTAGTGGCAAAATGCCATTCGAAACCGGTTTTGTAGGCAATGCACCCGAAAAGGATGGCCAATGGCCTGATAGTTTGCTGATGATGGGCAAGATTTTCCAGAATGGAGGATATCAAACAGGTTATGTAGGGAAATGGCATTTGCCCGTACCCACCACAAAAATCAGTCAGCATGGATTTGAATACATCCAGAATACCAATTTTCTCGATTATAATGATGCCGGCACACCGGCTTATTGTGCACGTTTTATCAAAGAAAATAAGGACAAACCCTTTTTGTTAGTGGCATCGTTTTTAAACCCGCATGATATCTGTGAATGGGCCAGGGGCGAAACCTTAAAGATGGATTTATTGGCCGATGCGCCTCCTGCAGATCAATGTCCGCCATTGCCTGCCAACTGGAAAATACCGGCCAATGAACCTCAGATTGTGCGCGAGCAACAAAAAAAAGTGGGTTTACGCACTTATCCCTCCGTTAACTACAGTCCTGAAAAATGGCGTCAATACCGCTGGGCTTACAACCGCCTGGTAGAAAAGGTAGATGGTTATATCGAAATGGTATTGGCCTCATTAAAAAAGTACGGGGTAGAAAAAAATACGATCATCATTTTTACTGCCGATCATGGAGATGGTTATGCGGGCCACAGCTGGAACCAGAAACAGATTTTATACGAAGAAGCTTCAAAAGTACCTTTTATCATTTCGAAAATGGGAGAGTGGAAAGGGCGTACGGACGATATGCTGGTATGTAACGGTACCGATATGATCCCGACAATTTGCGGTTTGGCCGGCATACAAAAACCAGGTTATTTAAAGGGGATAGACATCAGTAAGAAACTGGCAGAACCCAATAAAAACCTGCGCGATACGCTGGTAATCGAAACCGATTTTGCAGATAATGAGGACTTGCTGGGCATTAATGGACATGCGGTAATTACCAAAGATTTTAAATACATCGTTTATAATAAGGGGGAGCAAAAAGAACAGCTATTTGATTTGACTAAAGACCCGGAGAAATGA
- a CDS encoding alkaline phosphatase family protein: protein MPFIVYYKGHTLTNGVIRTRLSNIDIRPTIADWTQVKLPANNLDGESIKDVLSIKGYHKLHQPIYYVNRVLEGVKDGDWKLRVTVSEGKKLNELYTFPKIRQNV, encoded by the coding sequence ATGCCTTTTATTGTTTATTATAAAGGTCATACGCTCACCAATGGGGTAATCAGAACGCGTTTGTCCAATATTGATATTCGGCCTACCATTGCCGACTGGACGCAGGTAAAATTGCCTGCCAATAATTTGGATGGAGAATCGATCAAAGATGTTTTAAGCATTAAGGGGTATCATAAACTGCATCAACCCATTTATTATGTAAACCGTGTTTTAGAAGGGGTAAAAGACGGCGACTGGAAATTAAGGGTAACGGTTAGCGAAGGGAAGAAATTAAATGAGCTGTACACCTTTCCGAAGATCCGGCAGAACGTGTAA
- a CDS encoding sulfatase-like hydrolase/transferase codes for MDGAMAKLWKILEKNGQADNTIFIFTSDNGPWLNAPKRMFEDGITQPYHIGSAGIFKGSKGISYEA; via the coding sequence ATGGACGGAGCAATGGCCAAACTTTGGAAAATCCTCGAAAAAAACGGCCAGGCAGATAATACCATTTTTATTTTTACCAGTGATAACGGCCCATGGCTAAATGCCCCAAAACGAATGTTTGAGGATGGAATTACCCAGCCATACCATATTGGCTCGGCAGGTATTTTTAAAGGTTCGAAAGGGATATCTTACGAAGCCTGA
- a CDS encoding alpha-L-fucosidase produces the protein MKKKLLIFLILFIAIQTVLAQRDTKPIPQDNKMEWWRNARFGMFIHWGIYSRFAGEYHGIRQQGAGPEWIMNLMKIPVQEYVDTAKNFNPTKYNPDAWAKMAKDAGMKYLVITTKHHDGFALFKSNASKWNVVDATPYGKDLIEPLVKACHKYGLKLGFYFSQAQDWVNPGGGVGPKKASKGYANPDSAKIDAFVNANNGHWDVAQTTANYDEFLDKVSIPQLKELMTNYGKVDILWWDTPATTNLQQALRLEEPLKLQPNIIVNNRVKKPYERGDYKVAEGKVPAVAELDGGNWEACATLSSGWGYLTPKYNGYKSHESLIRMLIDIASKGGNFLLNVPPTPDGEFDAGSQATLKAFGDWMKKYSVSIYGTQANPLKEVSWGRITAKGDNKGTNLYLSVFNWPTDGKLKLEGLKNKKLSAKLLGTNTPLKIEADGDDILISGLPATAPDKIASVVELRTPEKLKRTFKATKIGYFTG, from the coding sequence ATGAAAAAAAAACTTCTGATCTTCTTAATCTTATTTATCGCCATCCAAACTGTTCTTGCACAAAGGGATACCAAACCTATCCCACAAGACAACAAAATGGAGTGGTGGCGTAATGCCCGTTTTGGGATGTTTATCCATTGGGGTATATATTCCCGTTTTGCAGGCGAGTACCACGGCATTAGGCAACAAGGTGCCGGACCAGAGTGGATTATGAACCTGATGAAAATTCCCGTTCAGGAATATGTAGATACGGCTAAAAATTTCAACCCAACAAAATACAATCCCGATGCCTGGGCAAAAATGGCGAAAGATGCCGGAATGAAATACCTGGTGATCACCACCAAACACCACGACGGTTTTGCCTTATTTAAAAGCAATGCCAGCAAGTGGAACGTGGTAGACGCCACGCCTTATGGCAAAGATTTGATTGAGCCTTTGGTAAAAGCCTGCCATAAATACGGGCTTAAATTGGGCTTTTACTTTTCGCAGGCACAAGATTGGGTAAACCCTGGCGGTGGCGTAGGGCCTAAAAAGGCATCGAAAGGTTATGCCAACCCCGATAGTGCAAAAATTGATGCCTTTGTAAACGCAAACAACGGCCATTGGGATGTGGCGCAAACCACAGCTAATTACGATGAGTTTCTGGATAAAGTATCTATTCCCCAATTAAAGGAATTGATGACCAATTACGGCAAGGTAGATATTTTATGGTGGGATACTCCAGCCACTACCAATTTGCAACAGGCCTTAAGGTTAGAAGAACCATTAAAACTACAGCCTAACATTATTGTAAACAACCGGGTTAAAAAACCTTACGAAAGAGGCGATTATAAAGTGGCAGAAGGAAAAGTACCTGCCGTGGCTGAATTAGACGGCGGCAATTGGGAAGCTTGTGCCACACTTTCATCGGGTTGGGGTTATCTTACACCGAAATACAATGGATATAAATCTCACGAAAGTTTAATCAGGATGTTGATTGATATTGCCTCGAAAGGGGGTAATTTCTTATTAAACGTACCACCAACGCCCGATGGCGAATTTGATGCAGGCTCGCAAGCTACGCTAAAAGCTTTTGGCGATTGGATGAAAAAATACAGTGTTTCGATTTACGGCACTCAAGCCAATCCGTTAAAGGAAGTAAGCTGGGGACGTATTACAGCGAAAGGTGATAATAAAGGTACCAATTTATATTTGTCAGTATTTAACTGGCCAACCGATGGAAAATTAAAACTGGAAGGCTTGAAAAATAAAAAACTAAGCGCCAAATTGTTAGGGACAAATACGCCCTTAAAAATTGAGGCTGATGGGGATGATATTTTAATATCAGGATTACCCGCTACAGCGCCAGATAAAATTGCCTCTGTGGTTGAACTCCGTACGCCAGAAAAATTAAAGAGAACGTTTAAAGCCACAAAAATTGGATACTTCACCGGTTGA